Proteins found in one Exiguobacterium sp. 9-2 genomic segment:
- a CDS encoding TetR/AcrR family transcriptional regulator encodes MSSSQPEKIDKRHLRTVRTREKLLSAARDVFLEQGFQTSTISQVIKQAGVGYGTAYVHFEGKDELLVVLMEDVMSRFHAIAERTFEPTTSLEAKERIVTQATDFLRLAEEERAMLRIVEQAIGVSYIVRAKWKAIRERFIDRISQDIQYAQETGLARQDVDSKLVARGWFFANEMYLFEVVREEATATIEEIAHVLATIYTQGLYRIED; translated from the coding sequence ATGTCATCTTCTCAACCAGAAAAAATCGATAAACGGCATCTGCGCACAGTGCGGACACGCGAAAAACTGTTGAGTGCGGCACGTGACGTCTTCTTAGAACAAGGGTTTCAAACGTCAACGATTTCACAAGTGATCAAACAAGCTGGCGTCGGCTACGGAACAGCCTACGTGCATTTTGAAGGGAAAGATGAGTTGCTCGTCGTCCTGATGGAAGATGTCATGAGTCGCTTCCATGCGATTGCGGAACGAACATTTGAACCGACGACGTCGCTAGAGGCAAAGGAACGTATCGTGACGCAAGCTACGGATTTCTTACGTCTCGCGGAAGAAGAACGAGCGATGCTACGGATCGTTGAGCAAGCAATCGGCGTCTCTTACATCGTCCGTGCGAAATGGAAAGCGATTCGAGAACGCTTCATTGATCGGATCAGTCAGGACATTCAATATGCTCAGGAGACAGGACTCGCGCGACAAGATGTCGATTCGAAGCTCGTCGCCCGTGGCTGGTTCTTCGCGAACGAGATGTATTTATTCGAAGTCGTCCGTGAAGAAGCAACAGCGACGATTGAAGAGATCGCACACGTCTTAGCGACGATTTATACGCAAGGACTCTACCGGATCGAGGATTGA
- a CDS encoding DUF4385 domain-containing protein, translated as MAFDYDLDFKTTDFRKEPEKYRVGRGEQGVLLVEPYKSEILPHWRFKTPDIAKESSEKIYEMYLAYKEDGDFVGMDMARKFIQMGHTRARRYANYKGGRKYKDKETKELHTREIDEEKAKSAAIFQEKWDLIRADEEYLELKRAHQKQYG; from the coding sequence ATGGCGTTTGATTACGATCTCGATTTCAAGACGACGGATTTTCGTAAGGAGCCGGAAAAGTACCGGGTCGGACGCGGAGAGCAAGGCGTTTTGCTCGTCGAACCATATAAAAGTGAGATCTTGCCGCATTGGCGTTTTAAGACGCCGGACATCGCGAAGGAATCTTCCGAGAAAATTTATGAGATGTATTTAGCTTATAAAGAAGACGGAGACTTCGTCGGTATGGATATGGCGCGGAAGTTCATTCAGATGGGACATACGCGCGCACGACGTTACGCGAACTATAAGGGTGGGCGTAAATATAAAGATAAAGAGACCAAAGAATTGCACACGCGCGAGATCGACGAAGAAAAAGCAAAATCTGCGGCTATCTTCCAAGAAAAATGGGATTTGATCCGGGCAGATGAAGAATACCTTGAACTTAAACGTGCGCATCAAAAGCAGTACGGATAA
- a CDS encoding MFS transporter, translating to MHADQRKKLTVLMINMFIAVGSFGIIIPILPAYLASIGQGGTAAGLMIAIFAGAQLVMSPIAGKWADQYGRRKMIIYGLIGLTLSMFVFYFSNSVTVLYISRAIGGAGAALLIPAIFAYVADITTMDQRAKGNSYVSAAMSLGIVIGPGIGGFLAEYDLKLPLLISAIVSGAAVLFSVLLLQESEQHDATAMAPDEGSMLKKLGTSFKKPYFVPLVITLVMSFGLMAYESVLGLFVDDQFGASPKDIAIMVTSTGIISVIAQIFIVDKLSRNLGEGKVLNLFLFIAALGFLLSLLTSSYGGFFAITLVIFLATSILRPVLNTMISKLAGNEQGFAMGMNNAYMSIGNVLGPTLAGVLYDVNILYPFALGLIFLVVTFIGSFIWQKRQSRLIAKVEQSS from the coding sequence TTGCACGCGGATCAACGAAAAAAATTAACGGTCCTCATGATCAATATGTTTATTGCGGTCGGGAGCTTCGGGATCATCATTCCGATTCTACCCGCTTACTTAGCGTCGATTGGACAAGGTGGAACGGCGGCTGGATTAATGATTGCCATCTTTGCCGGAGCACAGCTCGTCATGTCACCGATTGCTGGTAAATGGGCAGATCAATATGGTCGTCGTAAGATGATCATCTATGGATTGATCGGCTTGACGCTCTCGATGTTTGTCTTCTATTTCTCAAACTCTGTCACGGTTCTCTACATCTCGCGCGCAATCGGTGGTGCCGGTGCCGCCCTTCTGATTCCAGCGATTTTTGCTTACGTTGCGGACATCACGACGATGGATCAACGTGCAAAAGGAAACAGCTATGTCTCAGCTGCGATGTCACTCGGGATCGTCATCGGTCCAGGAATCGGTGGATTCCTTGCCGAGTATGACTTAAAATTGCCGTTGCTCATCTCAGCGATCGTCTCGGGTGCAGCTGTCTTATTCAGCGTCCTGTTACTTCAAGAAAGCGAACAACACGATGCAACAGCGATGGCACCAGATGAAGGGTCGATGCTTAAGAAACTGGGGACATCGTTTAAAAAACCGTACTTCGTACCGCTCGTCATTACACTCGTCATGAGCTTTGGTCTCATGGCATACGAATCGGTACTCGGTCTGTTCGTTGATGATCAATTCGGTGCTTCACCGAAGGACATCGCGATCATGGTGACGTCAACTGGAATCATCAGCGTCATTGCTCAAATCTTCATCGTCGATAAGTTATCCCGTAATTTAGGCGAAGGAAAGGTCCTGAACCTGTTCCTGTTCATCGCAGCACTCGGCTTCCTGTTGTCATTATTGACATCAAGTTACGGTGGATTCTTTGCGATTACCCTCGTCATCTTCCTTGCGACATCGATTTTACGCCCCGTCTTGAATACGATGATTTCAAAGCTCGCTGGTAATGAGCAAGGCTTTGCTATGGGAATGAACAATGCCTATATGAGCATCGGGAACGTGCTCGGACCAACGCTTGCCGGTGTACTGTATGACGTCAACATTCTCTATCCATTCGCACTTGGTCTGATCTTCCTCGTCGTGACGTTCATCGGATCGTTCATCTGGCAAAAACGTCAATCACGACTGATTGCCAAAGTCGAACAGAGTTCTTAA
- a CDS encoding acyltransferase family protein: MYDHWLGNYKVLLIFTVVFGHLIETFRDLPGNDVVKMAYNVIYLLHMPAFIFMSGYFFKQARPQRIIAFVVLYFLWQSIHEIYLSYTQDDSLREMLDGLLHPLVPNWTLWYLLGIIIWQTVTPAFLAMRFPLIVSVLFALLINANPDSITNFLSLQKVVSFYPFFLMGYLVKERGWLTDTGWRKQMTAPIGRLTGLIISLLIAVFMILWTKNGFDTVWLFYRDTYGEFEVPLLKGVAIQLFLYAISTIMIFSVLLLVPHRSFGERFDQIGIQTLAIYLIHSFIVRLFRDSVPPAITESPLLLIGLSFLLATGFVWLLSSRPIVTIFRPLLSPNVKWLFKKEQ; encoded by the coding sequence ATGTACGATCATTGGCTTGGAAACTATAAAGTGCTACTCATTTTCACGGTTGTCTTTGGTCACTTGATCGAGACGTTCCGTGACTTACCAGGAAATGATGTCGTCAAGATGGCGTATAACGTCATTTACCTGTTGCATATGCCAGCCTTTATCTTCATGAGTGGCTATTTCTTCAAACAAGCGCGACCACAACGAATCATCGCGTTCGTCGTTCTCTATTTTCTCTGGCAGTCGATTCACGAAATTTATTTATCTTACACGCAGGATGACTCCTTACGGGAAATGCTCGATGGATTACTTCATCCACTCGTTCCGAACTGGACGCTTTGGTATTTGCTCGGCATTATCATTTGGCAGACCGTCACACCGGCTTTTCTAGCGATGCGTTTTCCGCTGATCGTCAGTGTCTTATTCGCCTTATTGATCAACGCCAATCCAGATTCGATCACGAACTTCCTATCATTACAAAAAGTCGTCAGCTTTTATCCGTTCTTCTTGATGGGGTATCTCGTCAAGGAGCGTGGCTGGTTAACTGATACCGGCTGGCGAAAACAGATGACAGCACCGATCGGGCGGTTGACCGGACTGATCATCTCACTCTTGATTGCCGTCTTCATGATTCTCTGGACAAAAAACGGGTTTGACACGGTCTGGCTCTTTTACCGCGATACGTATGGTGAATTCGAAGTCCCGCTCCTCAAGGGAGTGGCAATCCAACTGTTTCTTTACGCCATCAGCACTATCATGATCTTCTCCGTTCTCCTGCTCGTACCGCATCGGTCGTTCGGTGAACGGTTCGACCAGATCGGAATTCAGACGCTCGCGATCTATTTGATCCACTCGTTCATCGTTCGTTTGTTCCGCGATTCGGTTCCACCAGCCATTACGGAGTCACCACTGTTATTGATTGGACTTTCTTTCTTACTCGCTACCGGATTCGTCTGGTTGCTGTCGAGTCGACCTATCGTGACGATTTTCCGACCGTTGCTGTCACCGAACGTCAAATGGTTATTCAAAAAAGAACAATAA
- a CDS encoding CDP-glycerol glycerophosphotransferase family protein: MPTLHAEVTYLELAGTTFRFEARLSGLTDFLHAEQTLFENSISHQTDSEEPVDDYIQSEPVEVSVPLERAIVFRNKRNKRTFICRFPFEGDWTEESFTGELNLNHITPTGRPLPMGYFDAFFAIVQGKTILHEAPFGDTRSLIPIAYRVDTKHSNALILLEYELVVQYSQYSNSLGFHSLKKGESKRLVQVIDRYKKWKKNMKKRAFKFRRFTFKAIYNVTKWTQPIQENKVILASDSRSDISGNFAYILDEVERRNLNLDVKTFFKPNLQSRRDWRDKFALPYHLATAKTILVDDFYPMIYPLNIRKGSDLVQVWHAVGAFKTFGYSRLGKPGGPSANSLSHRNYTKAIVSSHNVARHYAEGFGLREDQVIATGIPRTDMFFDQPFIEEAKARIYEEYPIFKQKKVIMFAPTFRGNGAKSAYYDFDQLDLDALYEALHEEYVFVLKLHPFIRRRMEIPEVYADFFLDLTDHREINELLFVSDILITDYSSTCFEFSLLNRPMLFFAYDLEDYISKRDFYYDFEEFVPGPIVKTSEELIERIKNQDFEMHNVKAFAEYFFEHQDGKSSARFVDQILLGEKK, encoded by the coding sequence ATGCCTACTTTACATGCCGAGGTCACCTACTTGGAATTAGCCGGAACGACGTTTCGTTTCGAAGCACGTTTAAGCGGATTGACTGATTTTTTGCACGCCGAACAAACATTATTTGAAAATTCTATATCGCATCAAACTGATTCCGAGGAACCGGTCGACGACTATATTCAGTCTGAACCTGTTGAAGTATCGGTACCACTCGAACGTGCCATCGTTTTTCGGAACAAACGAAATAAACGGACGTTCATCTGCCGATTTCCATTTGAAGGAGACTGGACGGAAGAGTCCTTTACAGGCGAATTAAATTTGAACCACATTACACCAACGGGTCGTCCGTTGCCGATGGGTTATTTTGATGCTTTTTTCGCCATCGTGCAAGGAAAGACGATCTTACATGAAGCGCCTTTTGGTGATACACGTTCACTCATTCCTATCGCTTACCGCGTTGATACGAAACATAGTAACGCGTTGATCTTACTTGAGTACGAACTTGTCGTGCAGTATTCACAATACAGCAACTCTTTAGGTTTCCATTCCCTGAAAAAAGGCGAATCGAAACGTTTAGTTCAAGTCATCGATCGGTATAAGAAATGGAAGAAAAACATGAAAAAGCGGGCGTTCAAGTTCCGCCGTTTTACGTTCAAGGCGATTTATAACGTCACGAAATGGACCCAACCGATCCAAGAGAATAAAGTCATCCTCGCTTCCGACTCACGAAGCGATATTAGTGGTAACTTCGCCTATATCTTGGATGAAGTCGAGCGGCGCAATCTCAATCTCGACGTGAAGACGTTCTTCAAACCGAATCTCCAGTCTCGCCGTGATTGGCGTGATAAGTTTGCGCTGCCGTATCACTTAGCGACAGCAAAGACGATTCTTGTCGATGATTTCTATCCGATGATCTATCCGTTGAATATTCGTAAAGGTAGTGACCTCGTTCAAGTCTGGCATGCCGTTGGCGCTTTCAAGACGTTCGGTTACAGTCGCCTCGGAAAACCAGGTGGTCCAAGTGCGAACTCGCTCAGTCACCGGAACTACACGAAAGCGATCGTTAGCTCTCATAATGTCGCCCGTCATTACGCAGAAGGTTTTGGTTTACGGGAAGACCAAGTTATCGCGACCGGTATTCCTCGGACGGATATGTTCTTCGATCAACCGTTCATCGAGGAAGCGAAAGCACGTATTTATGAGGAATATCCAATCTTCAAACAAAAGAAAGTCATCATGTTTGCTCCGACATTCCGAGGAAATGGTGCGAAGAGTGCTTATTATGATTTTGATCAGCTGGATCTTGATGCATTGTATGAAGCACTTCATGAGGAGTATGTCTTTGTCCTAAAACTCCACCCGTTCATCCGTCGTCGGATGGAGATTCCTGAAGTCTATGCCGACTTCTTCCTTGATTTGACGGATCATCGTGAAATCAATGAATTGCTGTTCGTCTCAGACATTTTAATCACGGATTACTCATCGACGTGCTTCGAATTCTCCCTATTGAATCGACCGATGTTGTTCTTTGCGTACGATCTTGAAGACTATATCTCAAAACGCGATTTTTACTATGATTTTGAGGAATTCGTACCTGGTCCGATCGTCAAGACATCAGAAGAGTTGATTGAGCGAATTAAAAATCAAGACTTCGAAATGCACAACGTCAAAGCATTCGCGGAGTACTTCTTCGAGCATCAGGACGGGAAATCAAGTGCCCGGTTCGTCGATCAAATTCTGCTTGGTGAAAAAAAATGA
- a CDS encoding IspD/TarI family cytidylyltransferase, with protein sequence MIYAAILAGGKGTRMGNVDRPKQFLSIGERPIIVHTVEKFLLHEDFDRIIIVTPTAWINYTRDILEKYIGKDDRLVITPGGQDRNESIMAAVNWIEEKNGLSEEDIIVTHDAVRPFLTHRIIKENIEAAQEFGSCDTVISAIDTIVASTNGKTITDIPVRDQMYQGQTPQSFQITKLKSHYGSLSTEERAILTDACKILLLKGEDVALVTGELFNIKVTTPYDLRIANAILKERIHQ encoded by the coding sequence ATGATTTATGCAGCCATTTTAGCTGGAGGAAAAGGAACACGAATGGGGAATGTCGATCGCCCGAAACAATTCTTATCGATCGGAGAACGTCCGATCATCGTCCATACAGTAGAAAAATTTTTGTTACATGAAGATTTTGACCGCATCATCATCGTCACACCGACTGCTTGGATTAACTATACACGCGATATTTTGGAAAAATACATCGGAAAAGATGACCGTCTTGTCATTACACCGGGTGGACAAGATCGAAATGAATCAATCATGGCAGCGGTGAACTGGATTGAAGAGAAAAACGGTCTATCTGAAGAAGACATCATCGTCACACACGACGCCGTCCGTCCGTTCCTGACGCACCGCATCATCAAGGAAAACATTGAAGCGGCGCAAGAATTCGGTTCATGTGATACGGTCATTTCTGCAATTGATACGATCGTCGCGTCAACGAACGGCAAAACGATCACGGATATTCCAGTACGGGATCAAATGTACCAAGGACAAACGCCACAAAGCTTCCAAATCACGAAGTTAAAATCGCATTATGGGTCGCTTTCAACGGAAGAACGGGCGATTTTGACGGATGCGTGTAAGATTCTTCTTCTGAAAGGAGAAGATGTGGCGCTCGTCACAGGAGAACTGTTCAACATTAAAGTGACGACACCATATGACCTACGGATCGCAAATGCTATCTTGAAGGAGCGGATTCATCAATGA
- a CDS encoding ribitol-5-phosphate dehydrogenase, with protein sequence MINQVYQLVAPRQIEVTYDERSLNTDRVVVRPTYLSICHADQRYFTGSRSAEVLAKKLPMAMIHEGIGKVVHDPSGTFKRGTLVAMVPNTPTEDDDIIGENYLRTSRFRSSGYDGYMQDYVFLKADRLVEVPVDLDPEVAAFTELVSVSVHALTRFEKIAHPRRETFGVWGDGNLGFITALLLRKLYPEAKLLVFGKTQSKLDYFSFADETYHIDQIPADVSFNHGFECVGGIGSQYAINQMIDYIIPEGTMALLGVSEDAVAINTRMILEKGLRVYGSSRSTPADFARTMELYQTHPDIPAYLSNLVSGVFQIRQIEDIHKAFENDLTNRFGKTVMEWCM encoded by the coding sequence ATGATTAATCAAGTCTATCAACTCGTCGCCCCGCGTCAGATCGAAGTGACGTATGATGAGCGGTCTTTGAATACCGATCGTGTCGTCGTACGTCCAACATATTTATCGATTTGTCACGCCGATCAACGCTATTTCACAGGTAGTCGTAGTGCGGAAGTATTGGCGAAAAAATTACCGATGGCGATGATTCATGAGGGAATCGGAAAAGTCGTCCATGATCCAAGCGGTACATTCAAGAGGGGAACACTCGTCGCGATGGTACCGAATACACCGACAGAAGATGATGATATCATCGGTGAAAACTATCTGCGCACGAGTCGTTTTCGTTCGAGTGGATATGACGGCTATATGCAAGACTATGTGTTCTTGAAAGCGGATCGCCTTGTTGAGGTACCGGTCGATCTTGATCCTGAGGTCGCGGCATTCACTGAACTTGTCAGTGTATCGGTCCATGCCTTGACTCGCTTTGAAAAGATTGCGCACCCGCGCCGTGAGACGTTCGGTGTTTGGGGAGATGGAAATCTTGGTTTCATCACGGCACTTTTGTTGCGTAAATTATATCCGGAAGCAAAACTACTCGTCTTCGGTAAAACCCAGTCGAAGCTCGACTACTTCTCGTTTGCGGACGAGACATATCACATCGACCAGATTCCAGCTGATGTCTCCTTCAACCACGGTTTCGAATGCGTCGGTGGAATCGGTAGCCAATATGCGATCAATCAGATGATCGATTACATTATTCCAGAAGGCACGATGGCTTTGCTCGGTGTGTCAGAAGATGCCGTCGCGATCAACACGCGGATGATTCTTGAAAAAGGACTGCGTGTCTACGGATCAAGTCGAAGTACACCGGCTGATTTCGCACGGACGATGGAATTGTATCAAACTCATCCGGACATTCCAGCCTATCTATCGAATCTGGTTTCGGGCGTATTCCAAATCCGACAAATCGAAGATATTCATAAAGCGTTTGAAAACGATTTAACGAATCGCTTCGGAAAGACGGTCATGGAATGGTGCATGTGA
- a CDS encoding CDP-glycerol glycerophosphotransferase family protein — MKQKIRLLQRRTVHYLLAMTYWLTKRLPIQSKKVVFATYRSDRLVDNFRAVYDELERRDLGYEYVFLLKRFPQSLVGQIQYVFHMMRATYELATARYFIIDDYYYPVYVSSLRKGTEVIQLWHACGAFKKFGYSVLDKSYSPDDDYLKMVQIHRNYSKVYVSGEACVAPYADAFGMTQERIYPLGVPRTDQLLNTVRQARVREKLYDRYPEWRKKRIILLAPTFRGNGQTTAHYDQELDFEKFRRELGPDTVLLLRMHPFVLNPPIVPDAYSDQIINMTDYPDINDLMQIADILITDYSSVIFEFALLQKPMIFLVNDLQSYKAERDFYFPYESFVPGPIVSTFEDVIAWIKRGQFDTQKIETFANQFFTYQDGEATKRIVDHLLYDTIPEAPVYTKTPV, encoded by the coding sequence ATGAAACAAAAAATTCGGTTATTGCAACGACGGACGGTCCACTATTTGCTTGCTATGACATATTGGTTGACGAAGCGACTGCCGATCCAATCAAAGAAAGTCGTTTTTGCGACCTATCGTTCCGATCGTCTCGTCGATAACTTTCGTGCCGTCTACGATGAACTAGAGCGACGCGATTTAGGATATGAATACGTTTTTTTGTTGAAACGATTTCCTCAATCGTTGGTGGGACAAATTCAATACGTCTTCCACATGATGCGAGCGACGTATGAATTAGCGACTGCCCGTTATTTCATCATCGATGATTATTATTATCCTGTATATGTCTCGTCCTTACGGAAAGGAACAGAAGTCATTCAGTTGTGGCATGCATGTGGTGCCTTTAAAAAGTTCGGCTATAGTGTTCTTGATAAATCCTATTCGCCGGATGACGATTATTTGAAGATGGTCCAGATTCACCGGAATTATAGCAAGGTCTATGTTTCCGGTGAAGCCTGCGTCGCACCATATGCGGATGCTTTCGGAATGACACAGGAACGGATTTATCCGTTAGGGGTTCCACGGACGGATCAACTACTGAATACAGTACGCCAAGCCCGTGTGCGAGAAAAGTTGTATGACCGATATCCAGAATGGCGTAAGAAACGAATCATCTTACTCGCTCCGACGTTCCGTGGAAACGGACAGACGACAGCACATTACGATCAAGAGCTCGATTTTGAGAAGTTTCGTCGTGAGCTTGGACCGGATACAGTCCTCTTGCTTCGCATGCATCCGTTTGTTCTTAATCCACCAATCGTACCGGACGCGTATTCGGATCAAATCATTAACATGACAGACTATCCGGACATCAATGATCTGATGCAGATTGCGGATATTCTGATCACGGATTATTCATCTGTCATCTTCGAGTTTGCCTTGTTGCAGAAGCCAATGATTTTCCTTGTTAACGATCTGCAGTCGTACAAAGCAGAACGCGATTTCTATTTCCCGTATGAATCCTTCGTACCGGGGCCGATTGTCTCGACGTTCGAAGACGTCATCGCTTGGATTAAACGCGGGCAATTCGATACGCAGAAGATCGAGACGTTCGCGAATCAGTTCTTTACGTATCAGGACGGGGAAGCAACCAAACGAATTGTCGATCATTTGTTATATGACACGATTCCGGAAGCACCTGTCTATACGAAAACGCCGGTATGA
- a CDS encoding nitroreductase family protein, producing MIIVIIYSEKVLSEEMKRMHVQQVIETRRSIRSYTEQPVPVELVEALLETAMYAPNHKLREPWRFVLAIEEGQTRYVDALMELLTARGQFETKTSEQRQQAERKLREVPVYLTVLCQVQGTPDQQLEDTLATAAMIQNLQLVATERGLGCCWKSGKHWFTPEYASIVHASENERVLGVIQIGWPALVPPVKPRTSLKDKLTHF from the coding sequence ATGATAATCGTTATCATCTATAGTGAAAAAGTACTCAGTGAGGAGATGAAACGGATGCATGTCCAACAAGTGATTGAAACACGCCGGTCCATCCGGTCTTATACGGAACAACCAGTTCCAGTCGAATTAGTAGAGGCATTACTCGAAACGGCGATGTATGCCCCGAATCATAAATTACGAGAACCTTGGCGTTTTGTTCTCGCAATCGAAGAGGGACAAACTCGGTACGTCGATGCTTTGATGGAGTTACTGACAGCGCGTGGTCAATTCGAGACGAAAACATCTGAACAACGTCAACAGGCTGAACGAAAATTACGGGAAGTCCCGGTTTACTTAACAGTACTTTGTCAGGTACAAGGGACACCGGATCAACAGCTAGAGGATACACTCGCAACAGCTGCCATGATTCAAAATCTACAGTTGGTGGCGACAGAGCGCGGCCTTGGTTGCTGCTGGAAGAGCGGAAAACATTGGTTTACACCAGAATATGCTTCAATCGTTCACGCTTCAGAAAATGAACGGGTTCTCGGCGTCATTCAAATCGGCTGGCCAGCCCTCGTTCCACCTGTCAAACCGAGAACGTCCCTGAAGGACAAGTTGACGCACTTTTAA
- a CDS encoding DHA2 family efflux MFS transporter permease subunit, whose amino-acid sequence MSTTFLFGYSAFTILIIIGVNWIARRNRQSDIALATDGPTLEESLETEPTMTVTPPVAAPSKQVSTENVSIPKVLTVLLIGMFIAILNQTLINVALPVLINDFNVSTSTAQWLTTGFMLVNGILIPISAFLMRSYTFRQLFLASMTLFFFGSIICSMAMNFPVMMIGRVVQAAGAGILMPLGSNVFMTLFPPHKRGAAMGMLGIAMILAPAVGPTITGYVIQNYDWHVMFYAMSFFGLVTLLLGTAWFRLTQPLSKPSFDALGVLFSTIGFGSLLYGFSEAGNDGWDSPIVISTIVIGLIGIAAFAMRELSMEDPMLNIRVLKVPEFSFTLFINVIVTMALFGGMLLLPIYLQSIRGFSPVDSGLLLLPGSLIMGITGPIAGRLFDRFGIRPLAIFGLTLMTYGTWELTQLNMDTSYYSIMGIYMLRSFGMAFIMMPIMTAGMNALPMKMIPHGNATQNTLRQVAGSIGTAILVTVMTRQTTAHLADDANQFTTLDPTLSQHLNDLGQQLGSSQAASTSWFTMLTKQATIQGITDAFWIATVLSALALILSFFLHGKKEPNLD is encoded by the coding sequence ATGTCTACTACCTTCTTGTTCGGATATAGTGCGTTCACGATTCTGATCATCATCGGCGTCAACTGGATCGCCCGCCGGAATCGTCAATCCGACATCGCACTGGCCACTGACGGACCGACACTTGAGGAGTCCCTCGAGACGGAACCGACGATGACCGTGACACCACCAGTCGCAGCACCTTCAAAACAAGTATCGACTGAAAACGTCAGTATTCCGAAAGTACTGACGGTCTTACTGATTGGTATGTTCATTGCTATTTTGAACCAAACGTTGATTAATGTCGCGTTACCGGTTCTAATCAATGACTTCAACGTGTCGACGTCCACTGCCCAGTGGTTGACGACAGGTTTCATGCTCGTCAACGGGATCTTGATTCCGATCAGTGCTTTTTTAATGCGCAGTTATACGTTCCGCCAGTTGTTCCTCGCGTCGATGACACTCTTTTTCTTTGGATCAATCATCTGTTCGATGGCGATGAACTTCCCGGTCATGATGATCGGGCGTGTCGTTCAGGCGGCAGGTGCTGGTATCTTGATGCCACTCGGATCAAATGTCTTCATGACATTGTTCCCACCGCATAAGCGTGGCGCTGCCATGGGAATGCTCGGAATCGCGATGATTCTCGCTCCAGCAGTCGGACCAACGATCACGGGATATGTCATCCAAAACTATGATTGGCACGTCATGTTTTATGCGATGTCGTTCTTTGGATTAGTGACATTGCTACTCGGTACGGCCTGGTTCCGCCTGACACAGCCACTCTCGAAACCTTCTTTTGATGCACTTGGTGTATTATTCAGTACGATTGGGTTCGGCAGTCTCCTTTATGGATTCAGTGAAGCCGGGAATGACGGCTGGGATAGCCCGATCGTCATCAGCACGATCGTCATCGGCTTAATTGGAATTGCTGCTTTTGCAATGCGTGAGCTGTCGATGGAAGATCCGATGTTAAACATTCGCGTCTTGAAGGTTCCAGAATTTTCATTTACCCTCTTCATCAATGTCATCGTCACGATGGCGTTGTTCGGTGGGATGTTGCTTTTACCGATTTACCTTCAAAGCATTCGCGGTTTTTCACCGGTCGATTCAGGTCTTCTCCTTTTGCCCGGATCACTAATCATGGGAATCACCGGACCGATTGCCGGTCGTTTATTTGACCGCTTCGGTATTCGACCGCTCGCTATCTTCGGTTTGACGTTGATGACGTACGGGACATGGGAATTGACGCAATTAAACATGGATACGTCGTATTATTCCATCATGGGCATCTACATGCTTCGGTCATTCGGTATGGCATTCATCATGATGCCGATCATGACTGCCGGTATGAACGCTTTACCGATGAAGATGATCCCGCACGGAAACGCAACCCAAAACACACTTCGTCAAGTCGCCGGCTCCATCGGAACGGCAATTCTCGTCACCGTCATGACCCGTCAAACGACGGCTCACTTGGCAGACGATGCGAATCAGTTCACGACGCTCGACCCGACGCTTTCGCAACATTTAAACGATCTTGGACAACAGCTGGGTAGCTCACAAGCTGCTTCAACGAGTTGGTTTACGATGCTGACAAAACAAGCAACGATCCAAGGGATCACTGACGCGTTCTGGATTGCGACCGTTTTATCTGCGCTCGCATTGATTCTGTCCTTCTTCTTGCACGGAAAAAAAGAACCAAATCTGGATTGA